The genomic window CTGAACTGTGAGATTGAAGTTTACTAATACCTTGGCATGGCAGAATTTGcacattaaataatttttaactgtGGAAAATTAGAATTTTATTCTAGAATGGATAGGTTGTAATATGGGACAAATCAGATTCTGTTTACACATTGTTACCTCATGCTTACGTCTTGAATGTTCAAGTAGTTCAACATTTTTAATTAAGTCATTGGATGGTGAGCCCTGTGGGAGCCAACAATTTTAGAGTACTATTTCTTAAAGTCATTTAAATGGTTTAGCAGCAATACCAGCCTCTGTTTCAAAACTTCAGTGGAAACCTTTAACCCAAATTAAGCTGTAGCTAACAGTGAAAAGCAAGGACTTTGTGGACTAAGCTATAGtatgaaaactgaatttttaaaaatactgaatagCAGACATGTCCAACCAGTTAAAAAAGTTTGCATAGTGCAGGAATCTGCTGTATGACATGAGAAACAATTAATAGTTGTGGATAGTCTTGTCTCTTAATGGTCCCTCCACATTTAGCTACAGACCTGTACTTCAATCTTCTTAACTACTGCAGGAAATATGTAAGCAAAAGCTAGACCTCAATTTTAGGAGAGAAGCTGGATTGTTCAGGATTGTGCAATATTGCTCAAATGAGAGCCTATGAGGTATTTTCCAGCTCGTTCCTAGCTGTTACTAAGTGAGCTGCAGTGTGATactattcttttttttagtAGCATCTATGAGTCACTGTTCAGGCTCAAGTCATGAGTAAATAAACATCACCTGATCCTGGCACACCACAAAGCATGACCACTCTACCACCTTAAATCTTCACCcttgtatttttcagatttaCATCTGTATTCACAATTATGCAGAATTGGATGTCCATAATACACCTGAATATAGGCCAATACTTACCTGTTGTATGTTTAATTTATAAATGCTTTAGGTATAAAGTTGTTCAATCTTTATGATTTTAATGGCAGTCATCTGCATACTTCTGAATCCTGGCCTCTTAATTCATTTTCAGCAGAGGTAAGAACAAGCTTTAAGTATTTGAAAGGTTAACTGCTCTAGGAATCCTGTCTTAAATGCATTCCTAGAATGATGACACTGAAGTACAGGACCACAGTAAAGTAATTTGTCCATACCAGATGTAATAAATACGCAGCTTGGGTTAAGATTGTTTTGTGAACATCAGCCTTTTCATTTAAGAAATACCATGCTCATGCTAATTATTGTCTTGAACTTGCTAATGTGCTCCAACTATGAACTAAAAAGTATTTGTAACCAGCAATGCACTGAAAGTGTAAAGTGGTCATGTTCTTGTGGAGAAATCTGACAGTGACTGCTACTTGGGCAGAGATATTTAAAATACCCAACATCATTGGGTATCTTAACTGGAGAATATGTTTAATAGTGCAGTTTGTTGtacaaaattttcatttttattactgttGCATAAAGTTGAAGCtttcattgggaaaaaaaatacacttttgtTTACAATAAATCACAGCCctcttttttttcaatagcagtATTTACACCAACTACCAGTATCTTAAAGCAAATAATTCCTCCATGTAGCCTGCTTTACTGGTGTTTAAACTGCACAGTTTCTCTGAGTCTAGTGGAAACCTACTGGCACACAGAAGTGCCTGCGAACAGAGGAGGcaaagcagcagggcaggacaaggCTGGTGGGGAACACTTCTCTTCCAGGTGGCTCAGCCTGCAGAGGGAAACACAGACTGGGCTCTGGGAGGGAGCCACCCTTTAGGATAAGGAGATGAAAGCTGCTGAGTGGTGAGGTGGATggacacagagaggggaggCAGGAGAAGACTGAGGAATTCCACACTGGCATcaagggaagaggaaggagtGTGAGGGCATAAAAGCCATGGGGTGCTCCTCAGAGGAACCATCTCCAGTTGTTCCTGCACCAGGAATAAACTGCCTTGTGGAACCAGACTTTCTGGGCTCTGCTAAGGGAACCCTAGGGGTGAAGTGGAAGGGAACATGGTCTGGTGCGTGTGTGGGGAGTCAAGGGGAAAGGCTCTGGTGTCTGAGTCTCATTAATGTTGCCTTAACAAGGCTTCTGTACTTACTCCTGTACATGCAACTTGAAGTGAATTCTCTTATCAACTAAATCACGTGAAGTATTCAGTTCAAGACAGTACCTGATTCAGTAGCAGCCAAGGCTTGGAGGTGCTAAGTGCCTGAAAGCCTAAGGTTACCTTTGGGCAGAGGCTTTAGAACCTACTGTGACTGCTCCTGGCCTTTTCCAAAGCTACATCCAGACTCCCCCCAAACATGAAGTATGCTGAAAGAATTGTGAAATAAAGGtacagcctttaaaaaaaaataattaaatcttTCTTTAGTTAGAAGCAGCAAACTCTTATACTTAGTCCTTGATACTAACCATGCTAAAAATTAATCGAATTTACTTCCTCCTTCTCATAGAAGAAATTCTGATGCAGCAGCCTTGGTCTTTGAAGTCTGTCACCTCTCTTCTCTGTGAAAACTCAATTCACACAGAACttgagaggggagaaaaaaaccctttcaggTACAGAAtacctaataaaaaaaaaaaaaaaaaaaaaatatcctctATTTTTATAAACTATATAAAGAAGCTGGTCTTACGCAGTTGCTTCCTCAATAAATTTATTGCCACTTTTTCCAAAGCTTCACAGAAAACTGTGGAAGTTGTCTTAGCTCTCCGTTCTGCGCTCTTGGGCCCTGAGGAAGCTGGCCTTCTTCTGAGCAACACGGTCCTTCTTCTGGGCAAGAGACATCTTGGGACAGTTCCATCTGTAATGGAAACACATTACATTACTGCACACATTCTGTGCAGTAGATCCAAAGCTAAAAAGTAGCAGTGCCACACAACTGTGATTAAGAGTGCAGTGGAGAATATAGTCCCACTACTATAACGTGCTTTATTGCCTCATAACGATCTAAGGCTGTAGTTAAAACACCACAAAAAGCATGGCTGGACAGTTCCAATTTCTCTAGAGGTAAACTCTGTGATTGAAGCATAGACATTATCAAGCCCAATGCAACAGCTGTGtcttcatttcttttcacacacacccttaaaaatcaaaatagttTGGTAATGACAAAATAGTCAATGAGTTCTCAGCTGAAGAGAAGCAGCTTTCCCACTGAAAACACTGGGACCTGAAGGTACACACTGTTCCAGCTATTCAAGCCACAAACATTTTtcactttgattttttaaatagttAGGAGCTCTTAAATTTTATATTCCTGCTGCTAAATTTAACTCTGAAGTTTTACAGAACTGCTTGTATCTTAATCTGGTCCAGAACACAGAACTAATGACAGAACTGCAAAACTGCATTACTAGTTTCACTGTAACTAAGGTATCTCCAACAGAGAAGTCACACAGATGTTAGAAAGAATGAGAATTTTACCTCTTTTTCTTGACATCTCTCTTGGGTTTCTTTTCATGGACCGGATTATCCCGTATAGCCGCATGGGCTTTTTTATACATTTCTTCCatcttgggaaaaaaagaaaaaaattaaatttaccATAGTGGTCCAGTTGTAGGTTTACCAGAAATCCAAGATCCCTGTGCCTGCATTGTCCCCAGGCATGCAGTAATGCTGCTCTATCCCAAAGGCAACTCCGGCTCCATAATGGCACAAATTTTAAGAATATCTTTGCTGGTGGTTAATTAAGACCACTAGATCTCagctgtgaaaaactttttagATGTACAAAGAGCAAATGTCTATATAGTGACCTAAATCCTAGGCTCATTTGAATACAAGCTATAACTACTATTTGTTTAGAAAGCAGATGAAGTTGGCatttacattattttctttttataatttGTTAGAAAAAACTAGCAACTAGTTAATTtatcaaaaccccaaaaccccccggAAATGAAGGGATAGAGAATGAAGTTTGCTATAATCTAAAAAGGAGACATGAGAGAGCTATGTTTTAAAGCTCCAAGATCACTTACTAGGAGAACCAAGCAAGAATATTAGAGGCAGCAGGACAAGCCATGTGGAAGGAGTTTAATACTTGGAAAAACTAAAAGAACCACCTCTGTATTCTTACCCATCTTCTAGTACTTTATTAACTCTAAAATGTGAAGCAGTACTAAAATAAAGTGCATTACAGTCTAGACCATCATGAAATGCTACCTTGGGCTCTCTCTATTCTCGTGGAATAGCAGAACTCCCTTCTAGGGTCACACAAACAGTACCAGAGATGTGACCCACAACCACATGCTCACCCACAGTTACAAGCACTACATCTACAGAAATGATAGACTGTGGGGCAGGATAAGGAAAGAGTAGAGAGTCTGTACAGAAACTTCTTATTTAGTTTGTTGGGAAGGGGGGAAAGTGGCCCAGCACAGATTTAGGTCAAGTCTGATTTATAGACAGAATAGAAAGTTTCACAGCAGGCAAAAAGGTTCCACTTTCAGAAGTTCTACACTAACATTAGAGCCCTTAGTGAacgaaaaaatattttctttgcatGGGTAACATAGAACATGAGTCACATAATGTGGCATATCAGACTTATTTGCATTATTAGAGAAGTCCCTATCAGCTTCTCTATTTAAATTTCCAAGCTCCAGCTGGATGAACCTTACCCCGTCAGGTGTTACATTGTTCTTTATGTACTGGGAGAACTGTTTCTTGTAGgcatcttcatcctcctccatCAGGTACCGCATGTAATCAGCCACATTCTGGCCCATGATGTGCTTGCGGTGCACCTCAGCATTGAACTCTTTGCTCTCTGAGTCGTAGCCAGGGAAACGTTTGGTGCTGTCAAACAGCAGGTACAGTCACATTAAGGCTCTAATGCAGAGGCTAAGATGCACACTGAAATGACTCATACATCAGATTCTCCTACAGATAACTGAGGCATAGGACCCTCTTATAAAAATTGGACCTTTTAAATTAATCTCAGCTGCCATCAGTCCCGTCTTGAAACACTGCAGTACATCAGACACACGCTGTGGACCAACTACAGCGTGTTCAGTCACTGCAAGTATCATCACGTAGCAGCCAACTCAGAACAACTGGACAATTAGCCAAGAATAGGACAGCATGGGAGAGGGTaggaaaacacacaaaagatCTCAATAGTTCTTCACTCCACTGCTGCTAGCAGAAAGCAGCACTCAGGTGTAATACCAGTGTTAGGTAACAGTCAAAAGATCCATGTGGAAATTCTCAATGAAGGTGGACTTCTCAGACTTACTGCTGTACTGACAACTGTAGCAAGTACCAGCGGGTTTGTACCTGATAAGTAAGTTTTTCACAATGAAATTAACACCTACACACAACTTGGTGAAGTATCACACCGAGCAAATACCCTTTGAAGATCTGATAAGGGCATTCTCTTGATTTTTGGTAAAAGCAACAAGATAGTTCTTTAGTTTCTACAAGTTTCATAACAACTCGACAGTTTTAAGATTCACAGCAGCACTATCAAAATTGCATTTGTAGattaaaaaccaaccaacaaaaaacctgCAAACCCAGAATCTAATTACATAACTATTACTATGTCAgtacaaaattatttcagcatAAATTGATTCGTGTAAGTAGACTGTCACATACATAAGCATCTCAGGCTAACCCCAAAGAAATACTTTGTAACACACATTACCTATGAGGGATAGACAGCCCCCCATCCACTGCACCCTTCAGAGCACCAAAGACTTTGTTTCCAGTGGTAGTTCTGGCAAGACCTGCATCCAGGTAGCATGTAAAAGCACCAGGCTTGCCATCCACACTTTCCACATTGTATTCATCGCCAGTGACTTCAACTTGGCCTTCATAGATCTTATCAAGGCCAAATTTATTCAGAAGCTGTGAGGAAAGAAAGCACACTTTTGAAATTACCTCCATTTATTGATAAAAATTTACAATTACCATTACTTTAAAATGTGAATTTGCAGTAGAATCATGTTTTTAACAAATTTCTTTACAAAAAGTATGTACCCAATACTAATAACAAAGATTCTTAACAACCACCGCTGTAAGTGTGTCTGTTAATTTCCAACCTTCTGTTCCTACAGAGGTACACCACTGAACTTACTCATGAACCCCTGTGGAAAATGGATGGCTGCTGTTTACATATTTTTGAACTCCACAAGGTGCATTTCTTACATTTTtatcctccctccctccctccctccctccctccctccctcccccaaacTTAAGGGCTGAGGCATAAAAGTGGGCTACTGGAGCTGAGACTGCATGCTGTCAGACCTCTCCCTGTGACTCGACAGTCACCAGACACATCAAATCCATGACGGTAAAGAGCAAAAGTTCTGATTTTGAGAGCCCTAAAGACTCGGTGGGCTGCCACAGCACGGAGGGAAGGGTCTCTCCCCCCATGGCccgagggagcagcagccccaggcgtGCCCGTACGTACCCTGCGTGCCAGGAGCAGGCCGGTGCAGTAGGCAGCAGCGTAGTTGGTCAGCCCCACCTTGACGCCGTACTTGGGCAGCTCGTGGGCGTAGGCAGCGCACACAATCATGTCCCCCTCGATTCTGGCGTAGGCAATCTGGCAACACACAAACGTTAGGGCTCCACGTTCTTCCTCTGACACCTACTGAAGCCATGCTGGACCCGAGTGTGCAAAAACTGCCAAGCTCTGCATGCAAGCTCAAGGAGCGCTGCTGCTTTGGTTTGTTGGGAGGGTGTGTGTTTGTTCTGTCCCGCCTGCCTCCCCccgttgtttgtttgtttttgcaaaATGAGTCATCGACTCCTCAAGTAAAGACACAAAGAAATCAAACCTGTATTAGGCCAGCTAAATTGTTTGTCAGCAACAACTGGTTATTACCTTTCCACATAAATCAGGCCAGAAGCTGCCTACTATAGCAACCTTTCAAAGAATCACTATGAATGGGGATGAATTCTGCCCCATTTTCTGATACATCTCAAAAAATACAAGCAGCATGTCAACGTTGTTAGTAACTTTATGGAATGATTTGATTAATCATGGCCTAAGACCATCATCATCCCAGGCTCTCCTGTGGGACAGCAGGACTATCAGACAGGTTTCTGCTGTTCCTTTCAAATATAGAACATTCTCCTTTTGACTCTCACACCTCCTCTCTGCATCCAAATGTCATCCAATTTCTGCAGGCTTCTGACATACTGGAAAAGGACTTTCAGTCAGATGTAAGCCCCTGCAACCACTGATTTTCATTCTGAGTTTCAAATATAAAATAACCTCATTAATGACTGAACTGTTCTCATCAGATAACTACTCTATGAAAAACCACGTAAAACTTAGCTGCTTCCTTTTTCAGCTCAACAACATATACTTATTATAAACCAGGCATTCCTAAGttttaaacttaaaaattaGTCAAAACATTCtaaaaattaaacaagaaaAGTGAGCCACAGTGAGGAACTGCACATGATGCTACATACAAGCACATCCTAATGAGCATGAAAAAGTCCCTGTTCTTGTTTACAAGCCTCCTTCAATCTCACAGGAAAGCCATCATAAGGCCTCAGAGCTTCATGTGAGCCATACAACATGGAAATAGAACTCTCAAAAGAGAACCTGTAGACACAGCACAAGTCAATGCAGGTTAACAGGTCACATTGTGAACTTGGTTGTCTTCAGTCAAGCAAAAAAGGCCTCTTTATGAAGCCCTTTAAATATAGCAAAAAATCCCCCTCAGAGACACCTACCCTCTCACAAAAATGTTCTACTTAGCCTAGAATCATTAAAGCAGTACAATCTTACACAACAAATAACCTCACAGCAGAAGTGCTAACACCTGTGAAACTTCTTTTCTACAATGCACACGGTTTATTACTGAAGTTGTGATAACACTGAAGATCGTCTCCTCCTCTAAGGAGCTGTTTTACAATACAATCACTGCGCAGATCCGGCCTAAGAAagcccaggtgctccaagcctcCTTCTCTGTGCTGACCTCACCCTGCAAGGCTGGCAGGTAAGCAGCAAACACGGCGGGCCTTACCTGGCAAATGATGTCTCTGTTGGTAACGCGCACAATCATCCTGTATTTAGGAGTGTTGTACTTGTTTTTATCTTGAATAACCAAACGTTTGCGAGCATAGTAGTCagtttttccctctgaaaaacAACAGTTGCATTGTGCAAAATGCGTGCATAAAGTAGGAATATTCACCAAGGACATTTAATTGTGTGTTACAGGCAATTTAATAATACCTCTCCTTCTCCTGAATTTCACTTGGTATCTCTTGAAGTACGCCTTATTCTTGACAACTTTCACAAACCCCTTGGATAAGAAACATAAACTATGTGTTATTAACATATAACCCTGTAAGCCAACACCATTCTAACTACACGTGCCATGAATACAACCATAGCGCAATCAGGAATTAAACAGATTTTCTTGTATGTTTAGATAAAAAGAGCACcataaaaatgaaatggaaaaaaaaccacccggCACATCAAGCTTCATAAATTTTACCCCTCTACAGGAACTAATGTTTTAAGAGAAAACCAAAGTGTATCTTTTATAAAAGTATCTTTTAGCTAAAGGCCCGTCCGCACGGACAGGAGCAATGACTGCGCTCATTTCCTGTCACTCCCGCACAGCCGCGACTTCTCTGGCTCGTTCTGCCACGGAGCCGCttcccccgcagccccccgcCCTCAGCCGGTCCGACACCCGCACCCCGGGGCCCGGCgcggctgctgcagggcaccgAGGGCTGTatcagccccggccccgcggctcGGCCCCGACCCAGCCGCCGGTGGGACCCCGCAGCCCATGGGGACAGCGCAGCCGGTAACGGGGCCGGGCCAGGCCCCGCTGGAGCCCCTCAAACCGCCCGCGGCGCAGCCCCTTCAGAATGGCAGCCATTGCCACGCCGGCGCCGGGCGGCCGCCCCGAGCCCGCGACAATCGGGCTCCATCCGTGCGGACAGAGCGGCGCAGCGGCCGCGGAACGACGGACACGATGCCGCCGAGCCCCCCCCGTGCCGGTACCGACCATCGTGCCAGGCACTGTCCGGTCCCTGAGGCCGGCGCCCGCTCCGCACAACGACTGCGCTCCGCAGCAAACGGGAAAAGGCCGCGCGCGCCGCGCAGccgcagctcctgccctgcccggcggggcggggccgcgcgcgCCCCGTGCTGCCCCCTGCCGGCCCGGCGGACCGAGCGCGGCCGGTGCGAGCAGCGCCGCCGTTATCAGCCAGAGATATGGCACAGAGAAGGGGGTCTTAAACAGGAAACAATCtatggatttatttttaagtcACCATTTATGTATATGATATAGGATTTTAATTCCCGTCATTTTCTAGGGAAAATTCTCATAACCGATCAAGCAGCAAGTAATTAATAACATCAAACCAACCAAAATCTCAACTCAATACTGTTCCTACAATAAATTATAGCTGCTTGGGATTATTGATATTTGATGCATTAAAGCAAGAATATAGACTTGCACACATATATACACTGGATCAAACAGGTTAAATGGCATCGGGTTTCTTGATATTGTCAGGCAATAGTGAATCTTCATTCCTGATGCATTTGTCTGGTTATGCTCATTCATTTCACTAAAAAAATACCAACAATCCACTTTGCTAGTTACACATAAgccaatattaaaaaaatattagtttGA from Agelaius phoeniceus isolate bAgePho1 chromosome 8, bAgePho1.hap1, whole genome shotgun sequence includes these protein-coding regions:
- the RPL5 gene encoding large ribosomal subunit protein uL18; this encodes MGFVKVVKNKAYFKRYQVKFRRRREGKTDYYARKRLVIQDKNKYNTPKYRMIVRVTNRDIICQIAYARIEGDMIVCAAYAHELPKYGVKVGLTNYAAAYCTGLLLARRLLNKFGLDKIYEGQVEVTGDEYNVESVDGKPGAFTCYLDAGLARTTTGNKVFGALKGAVDGGLSIPHSTKRFPGYDSESKEFNAEVHRKHIMGQNVADYMRYLMEEDEDAYKKQFSQYIKNNVTPDGMEEMYKKAHAAIRDNPVHEKKPKRDVKKKRWNCPKMSLAQKKDRVAQKKASFLRAQERRTES